A genome region from Maylandia zebra isolate NMK-2024a linkage group LG6, Mzebra_GT3a, whole genome shotgun sequence includes the following:
- the LOC112429931 gene encoding caspase-6 — MSDKQKDDCGGSVATDSKPTGESKQVCTENQTETDSFIRSYLDPAEEYKMGNKRRGLALIFNQERFFWRLGLNDRNGTNADRYNLEKRLKDLNFEVRCYDNYKQEAVLDEIAKAAEEDHSDADCFFLAFLSHGEDNHVYCYDGKISIQEITSKFKGDKCQDLVGKPKIFVIQACRGEKHDDPVTPADAVDSKVEVFVDASAIHTLPAGADFIMCYSVAEGYYSHRETINGSWYIQDLCELLQKHGDTLEFTELLTLVNRKVSMRSVLRARDLHAIGKKQVPCFASMLTKKLYFRPKK, encoded by the exons ATGTCTGACAAGCAAAAAGACGACTGCGGAG GAAGTGTTGCCACAGACAGCAAACCAACAGGTGAAAGCAAGCAAG TATGCACGGAAAACCAAACAGAGACCGACTCCTTCATCAGAAG CTACCTGGATCCTGCAGAGGAGTACAAGATGGGCAACAAACGACGAGGTCTTGCACTCATCTTTAATCAGGAGCGCTTCTTCTGGCGCCTGGGCTTGAATGACAGAAATGGAACCAATGCTGATCGTTACAATTTGGAGAAAAG ATTGAAGGACCTAAACTTTGAAGTGAGGTGTTATGATAACTACAAGCAGGAGGCAGTCCTAGATGAAATCGCCAAAG CTGCGGAGGAAGATCACTCAGATGCTGATTGCTTTTTCCTCGCCTTCCTGAGCCACGGAGAGGATAACCATGTTTATTGCTACGATGGAAAAATCAGTATCCAGGAGATCACGTCCAAGTTCAAGGGAGACAAGTGCCAGGACCTTGTTGGAAAGCCAAAGATCTTCGTAATACAG GCATGTCGAGGAGAAAAACATGACGATCCAGTTACCCCTGCTGATGCAGTGGATAGCAAAGTAGAGGTGTTTGTGGATGCCAGTGCCATACACACGCTCCCTGCTGGGGCTGATTTCATCATGTGCTATTCTGTGGCTGAAG gTTATTACTCACACCGGGAGACTATCAATGGCTCCTGGTATATCCAAGATCTGTGTGAATTGCTCCAAAAGCATGGTGATACCCTGGAATTCACAGAGTTACTCACGCTGGTCAATAGAAAAGTGTCCATGAGGAGTGTTCTGAGAGCTCGTGACCTACACGCTATCGGGAAGAAGCAAGTACCTTGTTTTGCTTCAATGCTCACCAAGAAACTTTACTTCCGACCAAAAAAGTAA